Proteins from a single region of Takifugu rubripes chromosome 4, fTakRub1.2, whole genome shotgun sequence:
- the tacc2 gene encoding uncharacterized protein tacc2 isoform X2 has translation MQFCRRVLCQPCSARVTSPEEDMEYKMGSCMGISHRQAEVPAESLTCRTDSPSSQKNLPLPPVLSDIPVLTGVEENIEAGEQDDTEELEFPHDLLPSLDFSSELNIWESSLGAEISSEEEKHEQVNPLLAGLQHHMEVCQPLVVLDTRPYDCNPVHTDTEPSPWPNIASPHPVTQPLSLPPSKELDRELQEAFQECEEQMASLGILGVTETLATTPEDVEGLWGKTGEDPVNRTESSSLARGEVQPAQSSEGHGNAGTHGRSYPANSQKDTDGFSFRNYILGISSKVKVSETESEIKTTQSADDCLTEIKQERKTEFDTQVKMPHLSELERKHLWNETQTETVALNEKDRHGDYNVAIKENTTPVCTKETLLGIVEATESKKDGLDETRSAVKDGDSVLATQEGSNLQIKETGTLSQMHSEEQTEVNTCSELEKKPKKGKKKSRKKKKTVRAKEDLRPVSPPSVITHSASVTNVQLLTQKVLPNVTCAQQPDNVVNYRQQLSPGEKPSPSPPLSSPSSGADHLTYLTHSPASRQAPLQGPPQSDDHNHTSCSVNHCTEENTQDDRNGNAGVINSQNIPPTCLQTTAVCPSASSDQGSDAEMQDAVVTNRAVRPPQKDHRPPLDSQACVGEDGVKSALEEAVVAVAALPLTTPTMRVLIESKGESVRRDSLKGVATVAFTEGEKAGGEESLKGKDNCVSDGVGTEKGRLLDGPQLSIIPSQETCSLAFSATGQHTPKESCSSKMPHNVVEAETKGQRNICNTDIEISSPEGQAGGKEALFLEAVSSTTPCGLLTGPDCLDHSVVSLEAAEEGGEGDMKHKGGLASEHIIFSQPEGSVGGVSSAETEMCPPTDVAESLLKPQYWSEQIPTITESLCIEKDHSSQCWQEQQNAADLPPSAPSERSSNRTNGELRTEGNRNVISVEAQPSLDGTCEESSITQEEKTRIHVIPLPQTTSARTSIKQESNDIQQVAPECGTFEARTAKASFEDQVQVLKGKQAMSSVGLHVCDYSGSKNKMHFEDVKNLPVLATDFDSLPPLTVRESLQHPVVETSYIFQDFLNNNKAEISTSVADRKDEPPSQRPPGGEPGIKDLRINLDDNSNLKTNTLDSKSMDETHSELLQCTSNKNQNDEEYLALTQNAICEPDHLKVQPLPDNVLNLLGAEEESDNLPVESELPLSLPAEGDVPVDLEKSESSQNLPFCPAPPAAGDDDACRHLENVFTEVSDLQLDLVTSAAAEIATITHTDAQPPTQLDGPTLSGRDPSDPLKATFEDNVYLQEDTAASDMAASRQLISASEQSASDHAFVLQPSGPMLNHLEVIADCNISTPEKTDAFKADGGVMEVPGTESGELSMMSVPQSDIGNRNDTAETDILINKCMINDIMVESVSPGMAKTEAHGVISQPPPESDFTKVVCEPPTKDDLNKSSRSPRSDLPGDECGQDTVKEKSAAEDETYGGKRWVEGSTDNRQETDNNGLEMGKTPQQTNGQDNEAFEEVSGQNTESLLDDTKKEGKTYDNASDSPVKTSSFSDSHPEAPENSAEGQTGRESAYDKCFCQNLTETLQCSSERDPLQSDAVPAQAQSNCLAPQQALFPGINLVAEKSDSFVGNSGLFGSQTEAMIDAAKRDDGTEASQVCFSHLASISNDDGLDSERSAIADVSRKLDSYHVGDGKLRLDENKLPSLSVGGTADLLPGTELLSELGGKGQEETNPPAVCHEAPETSTSTDISVVPASQEYESFPVCTSEVSAVSDDIYTETLKSGNEAKGGHTCTLPESVWQRETVDEKDPTAAKSNSSDTEECEIPHTVGESLDLQSLIVTPSTQNDVGAAAPAKCSTEENTAGAKHSAVSEKRAIKKEGMETKAIEDLQEDSGPGAIKVSDFSVYGSSPTTEATGCNTEEGVGALKAVEHHDSLEFKRTDVISVSSVISSKCSTDSSRPVALPTQSETICDQTVFSKSEDTVVVDPVVAPPEDGSLPKVPSCDATAEQKTVNTETQDVSETIAAELRAQGQSTVWIEALKEAAACCQSKHQNTMVISSPLPSLESPQLDFHTPTEEVQEEIPPQPEVVEPSALPESLKSTELPEPTQPSQSTKGELQTESDESKLTDQIQKEDLPPRERSDVPPQTIASSQVVEDASEPEPANSTPEFLDAHKDEKPEPPGTREPEPLITEAPEGEVAEATGEQSLKFGTEAFPEPSEVLPDSRPSHADCPQPLASKRHILSALPPHLHDTDGFPAPLERPTPAPLPTPPASPSALASSAAPTADPCVHPASVPCHPALRSSDSDGAFETPEATTPVKTASPTEPRNQDLPSEKVSDVLAHDTVCDLTSDDLPLNASPIVFDEDKPIAASGTYNIELLATEGTGHTLTRSLSLQGGELDNTGLLDGSTAEDFRPHSESFSVGTESTPGTLLRPKKVRPSSLKKKPLLRQHSNPESPRAASSGSTPEIKKQTKAQIATPQDEVEASATLSPGGTLRKTRKSRVETPPPVPEEKSINQETPVITALPLCQEEIPPPESPPGKRESPIPPTSSYKWDPDNFENIDPFKTGGSKIANSPILSRKDPVCAPITPPPVNPCVSEAELCVAAPSESGSNPEEQPIIPKNQSVRLEFDYAEENSETSHQASSEPKKVGKKPGGKMPLRKPKLGLKKAPAAQTEQLDNNPPVVHNGNEEAIPVPTASYNFEPDKWEDPNYNPFVSKKCISNSPKLPRPSYCFDPNNFDDSLDPFRSSNMINNSPPKASASFEISSNDYENDNDNDNIGELEDQNQNKPAKKKKTPIKSNTFRVKRSPKKTPLSSPSQDAESPDEPQSHLQDDHATDEEKLASSTSHKWASLHDADLDSVQHDFPEPCDLTSFVNENSLSPPAPVQDYEIEYMEKIGSSSAPLSVNKPSLYLKLDSVSDNFSKNRGPHGSEPSSPCTGSFEEMEAQITAGMKTPVLSSRAGPEGSAGDKGRKRESEALNTERNEQGPLEAHVPEQALPDSLSECDDPLQYLEPDLAETNPTAFAQKLQEELVLAALRIEALQVAKSISQCPSLSTVTPQRRDVVSSMENAVSKSCLYSRPTDYIEGESPHLPKDLDHSLGIAREEVVSKEKEVLEWKRKYEDSRQEVMEMRRIVAEYEKTIAQMIGMPEDDQKEKSLSHHTIQQLIMEKDQALADLNSVEKSLADLFRRYEKMKDVLEGFRKNEDVLKKCAQEYLSRVRKEEQRYQALKIHAEEKLDKANADIAHVRVKAKQEQVAYQASLRKEQMKVDSLERTLEQKNREIEELTKICDELIAKMGKS, from the exons ATGCAGTTCTGCAGGAGGGTTCTCTGCCAGCCCTGTAGCGCCCGAGTCACTTCaccagaggaggacatggaatACAAGATGGGGAGCTGCATGGGAATCTCGCACCGGCAG GCTGAAGTTCCAGCTGAGAGCTTAACCTGCAGGACCGACTCGCCATCCAGCCAGAAGAATCTACCTCTGCCACCGGTTCTCTCAGACATCCCAGTGCTCActggagtggaggagaacatAGAGGCTGGAGAACAGGACGACACGGAGGAGCTTGAGTTTCCTCATGACCTGCTGCCCAGTCTAGACTTCAGCAGTGAGCTCAACATCTGGGAGTCCTCACTGGG AGCTGAGATTagttcagaggaggagaagcatgAGCAGGTCAACCCCTTGCTGGCAGGCCTGCAGCATCACATGGAAGTGTGTCAGCCACTGGTGGTTCTAGATACCAG GCCCTACGACTGCAACCCAGTTCACACAGACACCGAGCCATCACCCTGGCCTAATATCGCATCACCTCATCCTGTCACCCAACCCCTGAGTCTTCCCCCATCTAAAGAACTTGACAGGGAACTCCAAGAGGCCTTCCAGGAATGCGAAGAGCAAATGGCGTCACTGGGCATACTTGGTGTGACGGAGACCCTAGCGACCACACCCGAGGATGTTGAAGGTTTATGGGGAAAAACTGGAGAAGATCCTGTTAATAGGACTGAGTCATCTTCACTAGCACGAGGTGAAGTCCAACCAGCTCAGAGCAGCGAGGGCCATGGCAACGCGGGTACACATGGAAGGAGTTATCCAGCCAATAGTCAGAAGGATACAGATGGGTTTAGTTTCAGGAATTACATTCTGGGCATCAGTAGTAAAGTTAAGGTATCAGAGACTGAGAGTGAAATAAAGACTACGCAGAGCGCGGACGACTGTTTAACAGAGATTAAACAAGAAAGGAAAACTGAATTTGATACGCAGGTGAAAATGCCTCATCTTTCAGAATTGGAAAGAAAACATTTATGGAATGAAACCCAAACAGAAACTGTAGCTCTAAATGAGAAGGACCGTCATGGTGATTATAATGTGGCTATTAAGGAAAATACTACGCCGGTGTGTACGAAAGAGACTTTGTTAGGAATCGTAGAGGCTACAGAATCAAAGAAAGACGGCCTTGATGAGACGAGGAGTGCTGTAAAGGATGGTGATTCAGTTCTTGCAACACAGGAGGGCAGTAATCTTCAAATAAAGGAAACTGGTACGTTATCGCAGATGCATTCAGAGGAGCAGACGGAGGTAAATACGTGCTCTGAATTAGAAAAAAAgccaaagaagggaaaaaagaaatcaaggaaaaagaaaaagacagtgCGAGCAAAAGAGGATCTTCGGCCTGTGTCCCCTCCAAGTGTAATAACTCACTCAGCTTCAGTGACAAATGTGCAATTGTTGACACAGAAAGTTCTTCCAAACGTGACTTGTGCACAACAGCCTGATAATGTTGTTAACTACAGGCAACAGCTGAGTCCTGGGGAAAAGCCCAGCCCCAGCCCCCCACTGTCCTCCCCTTCTAGTGGGGCAGATCATCTTACTTACTTGACTCATTCACCTGCATCCAGGCAGGCTCCATTACAGGGGCCTCCTCAGTCAGACGACCACAACCATACATCATGTTCTGTGAACCATTGCACAGAAGAAAACACGCAGGATGACAGAAATGGAAATGCAGGCGTCATTAACAGCCAAAATATACCGCCGACATGTCTCCAGACTACAGCTGTTTGCCCATCTGCCTCTTCTGATCAGGGCTCGGATGCAGAAATGCAAGATGCTGTTGTTACCAACCGTGCAGTGAGGCCTCCACAGAAGGATCACAGGCCACCTCTCGACAGCCAGGCTTGTGTGGGAGAGGATGGTGTAAAGAGTGCCCTTGAAGAGGCTGTAGTAGCGGTTGCTGCGTTACCGCTGACGACACCCACGATGCGAGTATTGATAGAAAGCAAGGGAGAAAGTGTGAGGCGTGATTCGCTGAAGGGAGTAGCTACTGTAGCATTTACAGAGGGTGagaaagcaggaggagaggaatcTTTAAAAGGGAAAGATAATTGCGTCAGCGACGGGGTAGGTACAGAGAAAGGGAGGCTTCTGGACGGTCCTCAGCTCTCAATAATCCCCTCACAGGAAACATGCTCACTTGCTTTTTCTGCTACCGGACAGCACACACCTAaagaaagctgcagcagcaaaatgCCACACAATGTGGTCGAGGCGGAAACGAAGGGACAGAGAAATATCTGCAACACAGACATAGAGATATCATCACCGGAGGGACAGGCGGGAGGAAAGGAGGCGCTCTTTTTAGAAGCAGTTAGCAGTACAACTCCCTGTGGGCTACTTACTGGTCCTGATTGTCTGGATCACTCCGTTGTTAgtttggaggcagcagaggagggaggagagggagacatGAAACACAAAGGAGGGCTGGCAAGTGAGCACATTATATTCAGCCAGCCAGAGGGCTCTGTTGGTGGGGTGTCATCAGCCGAGACGGAAATGTGTCCACCCACCGATGTTGCCGAGTCACTGCTGAAGCCACAGTACTGGAGTGAACAGATTCCTACCATCACTGAGAGCCTCTGCATTGAAAAGGACCATTCCTCCCAGTGCTGGCAGGAACAGCAGAACGCAGCAGATTTACCTCCATCCGCTCCCTCTGAACGGAGCTCAAACCGTACAAATGGAGAGTTGAGGACTGAGGGCAACCGGAATGTGATTTCTGTGGAAGCACAACCATCTTTGGACGGCACTTGCGAGGAGTCATCTATCACGCAGGAAGAGAAAACCCGTATCCACGTCATCCCACTGCCTCAGACTACTTCAGCACGAACGTCAATCAAGCAGGAATCAAACGACATTCAACAGGTTGCACCTGAGTGTGGCACATTTGAAGCCAGGACGGCCAAAGCTTCATTTGAGGACCAGGTTCAGGTCCTTAAAGGTAAACAGGCGATGTCGTCCGTCggactgcatgtgtgtgattaCAGCGGAAGCAAGAACAAAATGCACTTTGAGGATGTGAAGAACTTGCCAGTGTTGGCCACAGACTTTGACTCTTTGCCTCCACTGACTGTGCGTGAGAGTTTGCAACATCCTGTTGTTGAGACAAGTTATATCTTCCAGGACTTTCTCAACAACAATAAGGCAGAAATCTCCACAAGTGTAGCTGATAGAAAGGATGAGCCACCATCACAGAGACCACCAGGAGGAGAACCGGGGATTAAAGATCTCCGCATAAACTTGGATGATAACTCAAACTTGAAGACAAACACTCTGGATTCAAAGTCTATGGATGAGACCCACTCAGAGCTGCTTCAGTGCACGAGCAATAAGAATCAAAATGATGAGGAATATTTAGCCTTGACACAAAATGCGATCTGTGAGCCTGATCATCTAAAGGTCCAACCACTGCCAGACAATGTGCTTAATCTCttgggggcagaggaggagtcGGATAACTTACCTGTTGAATCTGAGCTGCCTCTGAGTTTACCTGCTGAAGGTGATGTACCTGTTGATTTGGAAAAGAGTGAAAGTAGCCAGAACCTGCCCTTTTGTCCTGcacctccagctgctggtgACGATGATGCCTGCAGACATTTAGAAAATGTCTTCACTGAGGTGTCTGATTTGCAGCTTGATCTTGTCACCAGTGCAGCAGCTGAAATTGCAACTATCACCCACACAGACGCGCAGCCTCCCACCCAACTGGATGGACCAACACTTAGTGGACGTGACCCCTCAGATCCCTTAAAGGCAACCTTTGAAGACAATGTTTATTTGCAAGAGGATACAGCAGCTTCCGACATGGCTGCTTCTCGGCAGTTAATTTCTGCTTCCGAGCAATCTGCTAGTGATCATGCATTTGTGCTGCAGCCTTCTGGCCCGATGCTGAATCACTTGGAGGTCATCGCTGACTGTAACATCTCGACTCCTGAGAAAACGGATGCATTTAAAGCTGACGGTGGTGTCATGGAAGTGCCTGGAACGGAGAGCGGAGAACTGTCAATGATGTCAGTACCACAAAGTGATATTGGGAATAGAAATGATACCGCGGAAACTGATATTCTAATTAATAAATGTATGATTAATGATATAATGGTAGAAAGTGTGTCTCCTGGTATGGCAAAGACTGAAGCCCATGGTGTTATTTCACagcctcctcctgaatctgacTTTACTAAAGTTGTATGTGAGCCACCCACAAAAGATGACCTAAATAAGAGTAGCCGCTCTCCCCGTTCGGACCTGCCTGGGGATGAATGTGGGCAAGACACTGTGAAGGAGAAGAGTGcagcagaagatgaaacatATGGAGGAAAGAGATGGGTTGAAGGTTCAACAGACAATCGACAGGAAACAGACAACAACGGGCTGGAGATGGGAAAGACACCACAACAGACTAACGGCCAGGATAACGAGGCTTTTGAGGAAGTGAGTGGGCAAAACACTGAATCACTGTTGGATGATAcgaagaaggaaggaaaaacataTGACAACGCATCAGACAGCCCAGTAAAGACCTCTTCATTTTCTGACAGCCACCCAGAAGCACCAGAGAACAGTGCTGAAGGACAGACTGGAAGGGAATCAGCTTATGACAAATGTTTCTGCCAAAATCTAACAGAGACACTTCAGTGCAGCTCTGAACGGGACCCGCTGCAGAGTGACGCAGTCCCTGCCCAGGCCCAGTCCAACTGTTTGGCTCCACAACAGGCATTATTTCCAGGAATAAACTTGGTAGCAGAGAAAAGTGACAGCTTTGTTGGGAATTCGGGTCTGTTTGGAAGCCAAACTGAAGCAATGATAGATGCTGCAAAAAGGGACGATGGTACTGAAGCGAGTCAGGTTTGCTTCTCTCACCTTGCCAGTATTTCCAATGATGATGGACTTGATTCTGAAAGAAGTGCAATAGCTGATGTAAGCAGAAAACTGGATTCTTATCATGTAGGCGATGGGAAACTGAGATTGGATGAGAATAAATTGCCCAGCTTATCGGTAGGAGGTacagcagatttattgccaggCACCGAGTTGCTCAGTGAACTTGGTGGTAAAGGCCAAGAAGAAACTAATCCACCAGCTGTCTGCCACGAAGCGCCGGAGACCTCAACGAGCACTGATATATCTGTTGTACCTGCATCACAGGAATATGAGAGTTTCCCAGTCTGTACCTCAGAGGTCAGCGCAGTTAGTGATGACATTTATACAGAAACTCTTAAAAGTGGAAACGAGGCAAAAGGGGGACACACGTGTACTCTCCCAGAGTCTGTCTGGCAACGAGAAACCGTGGATGAAAAAGACCCAACTGCTGCTAAAAGCAATAGCAGTGACACCGAAGAGTGTGAAATTCCGCACACAGTGGGTGAATCTCTGGACCTACAGAGCCTCATTGTAACCCCGTCAACACAAAATGAtgtgggagcagcagcacctgcaaaATGCTcgacagaggaaaacacagctgGTGCCAAACACAGTGCAGTAAGTGAGAAAAGAGCAATTAAGAAGGAAGGAATGGAAACAAAGGCTATTGAAGATCTTCAGGAGGACAGTGGCCCAGGGGCGATTAAAGTGTCAGACTTCAGTGTTTATGGCTCCTCCCCAACAACAGAGGCTACAGGCTGTAACACCGAGGAAGGTGTTGGTGCTTTAAAGGCCGTAGAACATCACGACAGCCTTGAATTTAAAAGAACTGATGTTATTTCAGTCTCTTCTGTGATCTCATCAAAGTGCTCCACAGATTCATCACGCCCTGTTGCACTTCCTACACAGTCGGAGACGATCTGCGATCAGACGGTATTTTCAAAGTCTGAGGACACAGTTGTGGTTGATCCGGTTGTTGCTCCTCCAGAGGACGGATCACTTCCCAAAGTTCCATCCTGCGACGCCACTGCTGAACAAAAAACTGTGAATACCGAGACGCAAGATGTGTCGGAGACTATAGCCGCTGAATTAAGAGCCCAGGGCCAAAGTACAGTGTGGATAGAAGCTCTCAAAGAAGCTGCAGCATGTTGTCAGAGTAAACATCAGAACACGATGGTCATCTCAAG TCCACTTCCATCTCTGGAGTCTCCACAATTGGATTTTCACACACCGACCGAGGAAGTACAGGAGGAGATCCCACCACAGCCAGAAGTAGTGGAGCCCTCGGCTCTACCTGAATCCTTAAAGTCAACAGAACTCCCAGAACCCACACAGCCAAGCCAGAGCACAAAAGGGGAGCTCCAAACTGAATCGGACGAGTCAAAGCTAACTGACCAGATCCAGAAAGAAGACCTACCCCCTCGGGAGCGTTCAGATGTCCCACCACAGACAATCGCCTCGTCTCAAGTCGTGGAAGATGCATCTGAGCCAGAACCTGCCAACAGCACACCAGAGTTCCTAGATGCACATAAAGACGAAAAACCAGAGCCGCCCGGTACCAGAGAACCGGAGCCGCTGATCACTGAAGCACCAGAGGGGGAAGTTGCCGAGGCCACAGGTGAACAGTCGCTTAAGTTTGGGACCGAAGCGTTTCCCGAGCCCAGCGAGGTGCTACCGGACAGTAG ACCCTCCCACGCCGACTGTCCCCAACCTCTCGCCTCCAAACGCCACATCTtgtctgctctccctcctcatctgCACGACACTGACGGCTTCCCTGCACCCCTAGAGAGACCCACGCCTGCccctctacccacccccccagcctctCCTTCAGCCctcgcctcctctgctgcacccACAGCGGATCCCTGTGTACACCCTGCTTCTGTACCCTGCCACCCTGCTTTAAG GAGCTCTGACTCTGATGGAGCATTTGAAACCCCAGAAGCTACAACTCCAGTGAAGACAGCTTCTCCTACTGAGCCCAGAAATCAAGATCTACCTTCTGAAAAAG TATCTGATGTCTTGGCCCACGATACTGTTTGTGATTTGACCTCGGACGATCTACCCTTGAATGCATCGCCCATTGTTTTTGATGAGGACAAGCCCATTGCAGCCAGTGGTACCTATAATATCGAACTTTTAGCTACAGAAGGGACAGGCCATACTCTGACCCGTTCCCTGAGCCTCCAGGGAGGTGAACTAGATAATACTGGGCTCTTAGATGGGTCAACAGCTGAAGACTTCCGTCCACATTCAGAGTCCTTCAGTGTAGGCACAGAAAGTACCCCCGGGACACTGCTCAGACCCAAGAAGGTTCGTCCTAGTTCCTTGAAGAAAAAGCCGCTGCTTAGACAACATTCCAACCCAGAGAGTCCGAGGGCAGCTTCGTCAGGCAGTACACCAGAGATAAAGAAGCAGACAAAGGCTCAAATTGCCACCCCTCAGGACGAAGTAGAGGCATCTGCAACCCTCAGTCCTGGAGGGACCCTTCGAAAGACCAGGAAGAGTCGCGTGGAGACCCCACCTCCTGTCCCTGAAGAGAAAAGTATCAATCAGGAGACCCCTGTCATTACAGCTTTACCCCTGTGCCAGGAGGAAATCCCTCCCCCCGAGAGCCCCCCAGGCAAGCGAGAATCTCCCATTCCACCTACAAGCTCCTACAAATGGGATCCAGACAATTTTGAAAATATAGATCCCTTTAAGACTGGGGGCAGTAAAATTGCCAACTCTCCTATACTGAGTCGTAAAGACCCTGTGTGTGCACCCATAACCCCCCCTCCAGTGAATCCCTGTGTCTCTGAAGCAGAGCTTTGTGTTGCAGCTCCTTCTGAAAGTGGTAGTAACCCCGAGGAGCAACCCATCATCCCTAAAAACCAGTCGGTAAGGCTGGAGTTTGACTACGCTGAGGAGAACAGTGAGACCTCACACCAGGCATCTTCAGAGCCCAAGAAAGTGGGCAAGAAGCCTGGTGGAAAGATGCCCCTGCGGAAACCGAAGCTGGGGCTGAAGAAGGCCCCTGCAGCACAGACGGAGCAACTGGACAACAATCCTCCAGTGGTCCACAATGGCAACGAGGAGGCTATCCCGGTTCCTACAGCCTCCTACAACTTTGAACCTGACAAATGGGAGGACCCCAACTACAATCCTTTTGTTTCTAAGAAATGCATCTCCAACTCCCCCAAACTGCCCAGGCCATCATATTGCTTTGATCCAAACAACTTTGATGATTCCTTAGATCCCTTTAGATCATCAAACATGATAAACAACTCTCCTCCCAAGGCCTCGGCCTCATTTGAAATCTCGTCCAATGACTATGAAAATGACAATGACAATGACAACATTGGTGAACTTGAGGACCAGAATCAGAATAAACctgcaaagaagaagaaaactccTATTAAATC tAATACTTTCAGAGTGAAGAGATCGCCAAAGAAAACTCCCTTGTCCAGTCcatcacag GATGCCGAGTCCCCGGACGAGCCCCAGTCCCACCTGCAGGATGACCACGCCACAGACGAAGAGAAGctggcctcctccaccagtCATAAGTGGGCCTCCCTGCATGACGCAGATTTGGACTCTGTGCAACACGATTTCCCTGAGCCCTGTGACCTCACATCTTTTGTTAATGAGAACagtctttctcctccagctccag TACAAGATTATGAAATTGAGTACATGGAGAAGATTGGATCCTCTTCAGCT CCACTCTCTGTCAACAAGCCATCCTTGTACCTAAAGTTGGACTCTGTATCTGACAACTTCAGCAAGAATAGGGGCCCCCATGGATCTGAGCCCAGCTCTCCCTGCACAGG AAGTTTTGAGGAAATGGAAGCGCAGATAACAGCAGGTATGAAGACTCCTGTGCTAAGCTCCCGGGCGGGTCCAGAGGGTTCAGCTGGAGATAAgggcaggaagagagaaagtGAGGCTCTGAACACAGAAAGGAATGAGCAG GGCCCATTGGAGGCCCATGTCCCAGAACAGGCCTTGCCAGATAGCCTGTCTGAGTGTGATGATCCCCTGCAGTACCTGGAGCCTGACCTGGCTGAGACCAACCCCACTGCATTTGCTCAGAAActccag gaggagctggtgcTCGCTGCCCTGAGGATAGAAGCTCTGCAGGTAGCCAAAAGCATCTCTCAAtgcccctccctctctactGTAACCCCCCAG CGCAGGGACGTGGTATCTTCCATGGAGAACGCCGTGTCCAAGAGCTGCCTGTACTCCCGGCCCACGGACTACATCGAAGGGGAGAGTCCCCACTTGCCCAAAGATCTGGACCACTCACTGGGCATAGCGCGAGAAGAG GTTGTGTCCAAGGAAAAAGAAGTGCTGGAGTGGAAGAGGAAGTATGAGGACAGCCgacaggaggtgatggagatgaG GAGGATTGTAGCTGAATATGAGAAGACGATTGCCCAGATGATAG GCATGCCAG aGGATGACCAGAAAGAGAAGTCTCTTTCGCACCACACCATCCAGCAGCTGATCATGGAGAAGGACCAGGCCCTGGCTGACCTGAACTCTGTAGAAAAGTCTCTGGCCGACCTCTTTCGGCGTTACGAGAAGATGAAGGATGTTCTGGAGGGCTTCCGGAAG AATGAAGATGTTCTGAAGAAATGTGCCCAGGAGTATCTGTCCAGGGTCCGGAAGGAGGAGCAACGTTATCAAGCCCTGAAGATACATGCGGAGGAGAAACTCGATAA AGCCAATGCAGACATCGCCCATGTACGGGTGAAGGCCAAACAGGAACAGGTGGCCTATCAGGCCAGTTTGA